One region of Ornithorhynchus anatinus isolate Pmale09 chromosome X5, mOrnAna1.pri.v4, whole genome shotgun sequence genomic DNA includes:
- the LOC100079627 gene encoding regulation of nuclear pre-mRNA domain-containing protein 1B-like, which yields MTSFAESILIQKLSELKITQLSIADLSRWILQFPQKSGSVASVWIQQLRIVNPQRKLMLLFLANDVLQNGRRRGPEFLISFIPVLLEGSYHIAIEGDEECKRGLENVLNIWQERKLYNVEYIQKLRLPLENARKFPPQAPREEPPRRWTYQTAEESAPRGVLRDPSPQPSVLNLPLIARMINGLQNLQQSALADSTVKVPLFPPGGAQEVLFTDQFIHRREDEEVARTEETCMLLAEQNGILAAEIHEQRQLIQMLLVCTQNQKDVLAEKEKMYEENRQKFFEASQACNQLKAYLQASPGH from the coding sequence ATGACGTCCTTCGCCGAGTCGATTCTCATTCAGAAACTCTCCGAACTGAAGATCACCCAGCTGAGCATCGCAGACCTCTCCCGGTGGATCCTCCAGTTCCCCCAGAAATCGGGCTCCGTCGCCTCGGTGTGGATTCAGCAGCTCCGCATCGTCAACCCGCAGAGGAAGCTGATGCTGCTCTTCTTGGCCAACGATGTCCTCCAGAACGGCAGAAGAAGGGGCCCGGAGTTTCTCATCTCGTTCATACCCGTCCTTCTGGAGGGTTCCTATCACATCGCCATCGAAGGGGACGAAGAGTGCAAAAGGGGCCTGGAAAATGTGCTGAACATCTGGCAGGAGAGAAAGCTCTATAATGTCGAGTACATCCAGAAGCTGAGGTTGCCTCTGGAAAACGCCCGGAAGTTTCCACCGCAGGCTCCGAGAGAGGAGCCGCCTCGGAGGTGGACCTACCAGACGGCCGAAGAGTCAGCCCCGAGGGGCGTGCTTAGGGATCCCTCTCCTCAGCCTTCCGTCCTGAACCTGCCTTTGATCGCCAGGATGATCAACGGTCTGCAGAACCTCCAGCAATCCGCCTTAGCCGACAGCACCGTGAAAGTGCCCCTCTTTCCACCTGGGGGAGCCCAAGAAGTTTTATTCACGGATCAATTTATACATAGAAGAGAAGACGAGGAAGTTGCGAGGACGGAAGAAACCTGCATGCTCTTAGCCGAACAGAATGGGATACTGGCTGCGGAGATCCACGAACAGCGCCAGCTGATACAGATGTTGCTGGTGTGCACCCAGAACCAGAAGGATGTCTTGGCTGAGAAGGAGAAGATGTATGAAGAAAACAGGCAGAAGTTTTTTGAAGCCTCCCAAGCCTGCAACCAACTGAAGGCTTATCTCCAGGCCTCCCCAGGCCACTAG